The Ruminococcaceae bacterium BL-4 region AGCTTTGCACGTTATTTGATAAACCGGAACGCCGAACCGTAGATGTACAGGCTGATTATGTGGGCGGAATCGTTCCGGATGAATTTATTGTAGGATACGGACTTGACTATGCTCAAAAATATCGCAACCTTCCTTTTGTGGGCATTTTGAAGCCGAAAGTATACGGTGGTTAAGGAGTTGATTAAAACTTGAATAATAAAAAGGGCATGCGCAACCTGATCCTTGTGGTTTGTATCCCGATTATTCTGATGATTGTAATCGCTTCGGTTTATGGAAATAATACGACGAAAACATACGATTATTCAGATATTATTGGATACTTTAAATCGGAGCAGGTAGAGGAATATTCGTTGGATTACGGTACCGGTCAACTGGTATTGAAACTCAACGACAAAGACAATACAACCATCAATTATGTAGTAGCGAATGTCATTACTTTTTATCAGAAAGTTGATCCGATGGTTGAAAAATACAATGCGGATCATACGGATGCCCCTATGGTGGAGAAGCATATCCGTGCCCGTGAGGTAAGCTGGCTTTCTACTTTGGCGCCAATGTTGATCGCAATTGTCGGCATGGCGGTCATCTACTATTTCTTCTTTAGAAAGCTTAGCGCTGGAATGGGAGAGCCGGGCAAACAGATGAATTTCGGCAAAGCCAAGGTCAAAAAGATGTCTGACGAAAAGAGAAAGACAACTTTTGCAGATGTTGCCGGTGCCGATGAGGAAAAAGAAGAGCTTTCTGAAATTGTAGAGTTCCTTAAGAATCCTCAGAAATATAATGAACTGGGCGCAAGAATTCCGAAAGGAGTTTTGCTAGTGGGCCCTCCCGGTACCGGTAAAACATTGCTGGCACGAGCAGTCGCCGGAGAAGCGGGCGTTCCATTTTTCTCAATTTCCGGTTCTGATTTTGTTGAGATGTTTGTTGGTGTTGGTGCATCGCGTGTACGTGATTTGTTTGAACAGGCGAAGAAAAACAGTCCCTGCATTATTTTTATTGATGAAATTGATGCAGTCGGTCGTCAACGTGGCGCCGGACTTGGCGGTGGGCACGATGAACGCGAGCAGACCCTGAATCAGTTGCTGGTCGAGATGGACGGCTTTGGTGCAAATGAAGGCGTCATTATGATTGCGGCGACGAACCGCCCGGATATTTTGGATCCGGCTTTAATGCGTCCGGGACGTTTTGACCGTCAGGTGACGGTTGGGTATCCGGATATTAAAGGCAGAGAGGCAATCCTTCATGTTCATGCCCGCGGGAAGCCTTTGGCACCGGATGTGGATATGAAAACGATTGCAGGTTCAACAGCTGGATTTACCGGTGCAGATTTGGAAAACCTTTTGAACGAAGCTGCTCTGCTTTCTGCTAGAAAAGGTCTCAAAGCAATTACAATGTTAGAGATCGAAGAGGCTACAATTAAGGTCATGATGGGCACGGAAAAGAAGAGCCATATCATGAGTGATAAAGAAAAGAAATTGACAGCTTATCATGAAGGCGGTCATGCGGTGGCAACCTATTATTGCCCGACGCAGGATCCAGTTCATCAGATTTCCATTATTCCGCGCGGAATGGCCGGTGGCTATACGATGTCGGTCCCGACAGAAGATCGTTCCTACAAGACAAAGAAAGAAATGAAGGAAGATCTGGTCGTACTTTTGGGCGGTCGTGTTGCAGAAGCAATTACGTTGGACGATATTTCCACTGGTGCTTCTAATGATATTGAACGTGCCACAAAGCTTGCACGTGCTATGATCACGAAATACGGAATGACAGAAGCTTTGGGTCCCATCACCTATGGGCAGGATCAGGGTGAACCATTCCTTGGCCGGGATATGGGTCATATTCGGGATTATTCCGAAGCGACTGCATCGGCAATCGATAAAGAGATTCGCAGTATCATGAACGATGCTTACACCAGAACACATGAAATTTTGGAACAGCATCTTGATCAGCTGCATGATGTCGCAGCTTTTCTGTTTAAACATGAAAAGATGAGCGGAGAAGAGTTCCGCCTAGTAATGGAAGGGAAAATGCAGGCACTTCCTACAGAGGATACGAATGCTTTGCCGCCGAATGGGGAAACTCCTCAGAAAACGGAACAACAGTCGGAAAAATCTTCTGAAGAGACTTTAAAAGCGGATTCTGAATCGGAAAATGCACAGGAAAATTCGAGTGATCAAAAGCCGGATTCTCCTCAGAACCCCTCAGCTGAATAATTTGAAAGGGGAATGAACAAAATCATTCTCCTTCTTTTTTTGAGAAATTCCCATTGGAAAAAATTTCAGGGATTCCCTGTTTAAAAAGGGAAAAAGGAGGAAAAATGGCGAGAAAAGCAGCTTATAATAATGAAAGCATCTCAATGCTCAAAGGAGCCGACCGCGTACGTCTACGCCCCGCGGTCATTTTTGGCTCTGATGGGATCGAAGGGTGCGAACATTCGATCTTTGAAATTTTATCAAATTCAATTGATGAAGCCCGTGAGGGATATGGTCATGAGATTACGGTAACCCGTTATGAAGACGATTCCGTTGAGGTGGAAGACCATGGCCGTGGAATCCCCGTGGATTTTAACCATAAAGAACAGCGCTATAACTGGGAGCTCGTTTTTTGTGAAATGTATGCGGGTGGAAAATACAATAATGATGCTGATTCGAGCTATGAATATTCGTTGGGGTTAAATGGTCTCGGCCTTTGTGCAACCCAGTATTCCAGCGAATATATGGATGTGGAAATTCATACGGGTGAAACCAAATATACGCTTCATTTTGAACATGGCGAAAACGTCGGCGGACTTCACCAGGAGCCTTCTAAAGGGAAAAGCGGAACGAGGATTCATTGGAAGCCCGATCTGCAGGTCTTTACCGATATTGCAGTGCCGGTAGAATACTACCAGGATATTTTAAAACGTCAGGCAATTGTCAATGATGGAATCCGGTTTGTTTTAAAGAATCAGGCGAAAAATGGCTTTGAAACTGAGGAGTTTCAGTATGAAAATGGAATTGCCGATCATGTAAAGGAAGTTGCCGGCGACGACGCCCTCACTGCGGTGCAGTTTTGGCAAACAGAAAAAAAAGTTCGGGATCGTGCTGATAAACCGGAATACAAAGTAAAAATTAATGTAGCAGTTGCTTTTTCCAACCGAAACAAATTGCTGGAATATTACCATAATTCCAGTTGGCTGGAACATGGCGGTGCACCCGATAAAGCGGCGCATAATGCTTTTGTTTATCAGATCGATGCTTATTTAAAACAAAACAACAAATATAATAAAAATGAGAGCCGCATCGCGTTTCAAGATGTAGAGGACTGTTTGATCCTTTGTATTTCTTCTTTTTCTAATCGGACTTCTTATGAAAATCAGACGAAAAAGGCAATTACCAATAAGGGAATCCAAGAGGCTATGACGGAAATGCTGCGTCATCAGTTGGAAATCTATTTTATTGAGAATCCACTGGATGCAGAAAAAATTTCCAATCAGGTTCTAATCAATAAGCGCAGCAGAGAAGACGCCGAAAAGACACGTTTAAATCTTAAAAAGCGGCTGACTTCCACGATGGATCTAACCAATCGGGTTGCAAAATTCGTTGATTGCCGCAGCAAAGATGTTTCGGAGCGTGAGATCTTTATCGTGGAAGGCGATTCCGCTTTGGGTGCCTGCAAACAGGCGCGCGATCCGGATTTTCAGGCGATCATGCCGATTCGCGGCAAAATTCTGAACTGCCTTAAGGCAGACTATGATAAAATTTTCAAAAGTGATATTATTACGGATTTGATTAAAGTGCTTGGCTGCGGGGTACAGGTGAAATCCAAAGCAAACAAAGAAATTTCTTCTTTTGAGATGGACAACCTGCGTTGGAATAAGATTATTCTTTGCACCGATGCAGATGTGGATGGATTTCAAATTCGCACCTTGATTTTGACGATGCTCTATCGTCTGACCCCACAGCTTATTACTGCTGGAAAAGTTTTTATTGCAGAATCCCCTCTTTATGAAATTCGCTGTAAGGATGAGACGTACTTTGCTTATGATGATCCCGAAAAGGATCGCATTACAAAAAGACTTGCCGGACAAAAATTCACATTGCAGCGCAGCAAAGGATTGGGAGAAAATGAGCCCGATATGATGAATCTGACGACAATGAACCCCCAGACCAGAAGGCTAATTAAAGTTATGCCCACTGATGCTAAAAAGACGGACGAAGTCTTTAATTTGCTTTTAGGAGATAACCTTTCAGGAAGAAAAAAGCATATTGCGACTCATGGGGCAGAATATATGCAGGACGCAGATGTTTCTTAATCGGAAATTTTTTAGGAAGGAGGATATTGGAGAATGCCAAAGAAAAAGAGAGCAGCTGCGGCGGTAAAATCAACGATGCATGGTGTTATTGAAGGTGCCGGACAGGTTCAGGAACAACCGATTGTAGATACACTGGAAAAAAATTACATGCCATATGCGATCAGTGTAATTATGTCCCGTGCAATTCCAGAGATCGATGGGTTTAAACCCAGCCACAGGAAACTGCTTTATACCATGTATAAAAAGGGGCTTTTAACCGGATCCCTAACGAAGAGCGCCAATATCGTTGGAGAAACGATGAAGCTCAATCCGCATGGCGATGCGGCAATTTATGATACCATGGTGCGTTTGTCCCGCGGCTATGAGGCCTTGCTTCACCCGTATGTGGAGTCAAAGGGAAACTTCGGAAAATTTTATTCCAGAGATATGGCATGGGCAGCTTCCCGATATACTGAAGCAAAGCTCGCACCGATCTGTGCAGAACTTTTCAGTGATATTGATAAAGATACGGTTGATTTTGTACCAAACTACGATAATACGATGGAAGAGCCGACTTTGCTGCCGGCAAGATTTCCATCCGTTTTGGTTAATGCAAATACCGGAATTGCTGTTGGCATGGCAAGTAATGTTTGTTCCTTTAATTTAAAGGAAGTCTGTGAAACGACAATCGCACGGATCCAGAATCCGAAACATGATATTTTGTCAACTTTGCAGGCACCAGATTTTACAGGCGGCGGACAGATCCTTTATGATCGGGAACAGATGGAAACAGTTTATCGTACGGGACGCGGAAGTATTCGGGTTCGCTCCCGCTATAGTTATGATAAAACCGCCAACTGTATTGATATTACACAGATTCCGCCAACAACCACTGTCGAGGCGATTGTCGAAAAGGTAATTGACCTTGTGAAGCAGGGAAAAGCAAAAGAGATTTCAGATATCCGAGATGAAACAGGCCTCGCAGGATTAAAAATTACGATTGATCTCAAAAGAGGGACCGATCCGACAAAGCTGATGACGAAGCTCTTTCACATGACACCTTTGGAGGACAGCTTTTCCTGCAATTTTAATATTCTGGTAGACGGTGCCCCAAAAGTGATGGGAGTCGGCGAAATTTTGGACGCATGGACAAAATTTCGTATCAATTGCGTACGCCGCCGGACGGAGTACGACCTGCAGAAAAAAATGGATAAGCTTCATTTGCTGATGGGTTTGCAGGCGATTCTGCTTGATATTGACAAAGCAATTAAGATCGTTCGTGAGACGGAAGAAGAAAGCGAAGTTGTTCCAAATTTGATGATTGGATTCGGCATTGATGAGACGCAAGCTGAATATGTAGCAGAAATTAAGCTCCGCCATCTCAACAGGGAATTCATCCTCAAGAGGACGGACGAAATCGGGGAACTTCAAAAACAAATTGCTGAATTAAATGCAATTCTTGATAGTGATCGTAGAATTAAAGCGGTCATTATTAAGGAACTAAAAAATGTTGCCGATTTATACGGTCAGCCTCGGCGCAGTATTCTGCTTTATGCCGATCAGATTGAAGAGGAGTCGGAAGAGGAAGAAATTCCGGATTATCCAGTCAATCTGTTCTTTACAAAAGATGGATACTTTAAAAAGATCACTCCACAGTCCTTAAGAATGAGCAATGACCAAAAGCTAAAAGAAGGAGATATGGTCTTTGAACACATAGAATTGACCAATAACAGTGATCTTTTGTTCTTTACAGATCGGTGTCAGGTATATAAAGCGAGAACGAACGACTTTTCTGATACAAAAGCCAGCGTTTTGGGCGACTATATTCCTGCTAGACTGCAAATGGATGAAGGGGAAAATGCCATTTTTATGGTCGCTACAAAAGATTATCAGGGCACTTTGGTATTTTTCTTTGAAAATGGAAAAGCTGCAAAAGTAGAGCTTTCTTCTTATGAGACGAAAACAAATCGCAAAAAACTGGTTAATGCCTATAGTGATAAAGCTCCGCTTGTTAAAATGTTTTATTTACCCGAAGATATTGAAATTCTCCTGACTTCTACGCAGGGAAGGATGCTTTTGGTGCATACTGGTGCAGTTCCCGTAAAGACGACCCGATCAACGCAGGGGGTGCAGGTGATGACGCTGCGCCGCAGTGCTAAACTGCAGAAAGCGGAAGCCTTTGTAGAATCTTCTGGGGGCCTAAAAAATCCGCAGCGCTATCGAAAAACAATTCCGGCAATCGGCAGTCTGCCGTCAAAAGAAGAACTTTCAGGGGAACAGTTGACTTTTTAAAAAAATGAGCCGCAGAAAAGTGGAGGATCACAGTTCTGCGGCTCCGGCCCTATCGTGCAAACGCGAAAAAACAATTGGGTCGTATCCGTAGTATTTGTCTCAGAAGCACAGTCTATACAGAAATCATTTACTTTTAAGAAAATCGGTAAAATGGCAGAAAGACTTGCAAAGTAAAAAACATTATGGTAATATAAACTATAACTGAGTCATTCAGTATTAAATTTGCTTTATTTTAAAATGAAGATATGAAGTCGGAGGATCATTATGACTGGATTTGAGATCGCTTTCGGAATTGTTTTGTTGGTATTTTCTGTTGCAATTATTTTTGTGGTTCTTCTGCAGGAAGGACATGATCAGAATACGGGAGTTATCAATGGCGGAGCAGATACATTCCTTAGTAGAAATCGCGCTCGAACGGTAGATGTGTTCCTCGCACGCTGGACGAAAATTATCGCGGTTGGATTCTTTATCGTGGTAATTGCGATTAATGCAACTATGTATTTCTATAAGGGTTAAGAAAAAATAAAAGCCCCGCTTATGGAAAGCGGGGCTTTTTATGTATAGAATTGGGGTAGAATAGATAAAAAGCGCAGGGCCCGGCAATGAGATTCTGCGTACAAACAGGAAAAATCCTGTCTTGGAGGAATAATATGATCGATGATATTAAAAATGAAATCTTAAAGTGTCTGAAGGATACTTCCGGCGGAATCGCTTCCCGTGATCTGATGCGGCAGATGGGAATCACAGAAAAATACAGCAAGACTTTTTATCAGGCGGTGAATCAGCTTCGGCATGACGATTTGGTCAGCGTAAATCGGAACCATATTTTGTCACTTCGTCATCAAGAGGAGCAGCAGAATATTCCAGCAACAATTGTCTCGCTTTCAAGAGGCTTTGCTTTTGCACGCCCGGACGATGGCGGAGACGATATGTTTCTGCGTGCAGAAGATCTGCATGACGCATTTTTGGGCGATCACGTAGAACTTGGAAATATTAAGCAGTCTATAAAAGGGCCTAGCTGTGAAGTGATGAAGATTACGGAGAAGGCAGAACCTGTTGTAAACGGTTCCATTGTGCAGGGAGAAATTTCTGCGGAACTGAATCCCGATGCGGCGATTCGTTTTCACGTGCCCATTGAAGACTTCTTTCACAGTGGTGCGAAAATCGGAGATAAAGTGCAGACTGTTATCCGCCGTTTGCCGCACTCTTCCCGTTTTATGGCAAAGGTTACAAAGGTATATGGTCGTGCGGACTGTGCAAAGATTTGTGCGGATTCAATTTTAGACCAGAATTCTGTTCGGATTCCCTTCCCGGAAGAAGTGAAAAGGGAAGCATTGGCCATGAAAAATCGAAAAATCATGCCGGAAGAGCTTTCTGGGCGTTCTGATTTTCGTGACTGGCCGATCTGTACGATTGACAGCGCAAGTGCGAAAGATTTGGACGATGCCGTTTCCTGCGTAAAAATTCCGGAAGGATATCGTTTGGGTGTCCATATTGCAGATGTTTCTCACTATGTGCGCGAAGGTTCTGCTCTTGATAAAGAGGCAGCGCTGCGTGCAACCAGTGTTTATTTGCCCGATCGGGTGGTTCCCATGTTGCCGGTAGAAATCAGTAATGGAGTCTGTTCACTGAATGCGGGAACCGATAAACTCACTTTTTCGGCGGTTATGGATATCAATCCCGAGGGAGAAATGGTTCATTATGAGTTCCATAAATCGGTGATCGACAGCAAGGTGCGCGGTGTTTATACAGAGGTCAACGCCATTTTTGATGGAACTGCCGATGAAGCTTTAAAAGAAAAGTATGCACCGGTCAAAGAAAGCCTTGAATGTTGTCGGGAACTTGCGGATATTTTGCGGGAACGTGCAAAGCGTGCGGGCAACTTTGACTTAGATACCAGTGAATCTGAATTTGTACTAGATGAAAATGGCCTTTGTATTGATGTTATGCCCCGTCACAGCGGCACTTCTGAGAGGATGATTGAACAGCTCATGATTGCTGCGAATCAGGCGGCGGCAAAATTGGCAAAAGCAAAGAAGCTTCCGTTTGTGTATCGTGTACATGAGCAGCCGGATCCTGACCGCATTGATACTTTGGCAGAATTAGTGGGAGCTTTAGGCCTTTCTGCAAAGAGTCTCAAGCATACAGGCGATGTAACAACAAAAGATTTTGCAGCAATTATGGAACAGGCCGAAGGAACTCCGGCCGAAAAGATTGTTTCCCATCAGCTGCTGCGTACAATGGCAAAAGCGAGATATGATGTTTCTCCATTAGGACATTTTGGCTTGGCTTTAGCAGATTACTGCCACTTTACTTCACCGATTCGCCGCTATCCGGATACATCAATCCATCGCATTTTAACGGCTTTTCTGAGTGGAGAAGACCATGAAACAATCGTAAAAAAATATAGCGATTTTGCCGCGGCTTCTGCTAAACAGTCCAGTAGGATGGAAATTAAAGCAATGACCAGCGAACGTGATGCAGATGACTGTTATGCTGCAGAATATATGAAGCAGCATCTGGGAGAAGAGTTTGATGGAATTATCAGTGGCTGCACGATGAGGGGGATTTTTGTAGAATTGCCTAATACAGTAGAAGGTTTTGTCCCCAGTATCAGTTTTGAGGGAAAACATTTTGAATTTGACGGAATGGTTTCTCAAGTGGATGTAACAACACACGAAAAAATGTCTATCGGAGATCCAATTCGTGTAAAAGCTGCAGCAGCAGATATTTCTAGTGGAAGAATCGATTTTGTTCCAGCTTGATTTCTTTTTAAAAAAATAAGAAAGTATGTCCCATACCCTGCATATCTATGTAAAAGAGAGGGGGGTATGGGACATTGATTTTTTTAATGACTTTAATTGGTTCTATTCTAGTGGCAGCACTTCTGCTGGAATGGGGAAATGCAAAAAAGCCTTTGCTGCGTGCGTTTATTAACGCAATTTGGGGAATACTTGCGCTGGCGGTCGTGAATTTAACCGGAATGATGACCGGGGTGACCCTCCCACTTTCACCAGTTGTAATTGGGGTAAGTGCTTTTGCAAGTTTTCCGGGCGTTATTACTTTATTGTTGCTGCAACTGATCTTTGGAATTTAAACCATGTGAAGAACTTTTATAGGATTATCTAGCATACAATGTGCAAGCGGATGTCTGCGCTCTAAATAGAAAGAGAGAGGATTAAAAAGGGGCGTCAAAGGATTTTACAATCCTTTGGCACCCCTTTTATGTTTATTTTTTCAATAAGTCAGAAGCTAAATCTGTGTCACCGGAAACAAGAGCCAAAAGCATGCGATATACTCGTTCTGGAGAGCGGTGAAAATTACGTTTTACCATTTCGGCTTGGCGGTGATCAGCAAGGAGAAGGGTAAAACTCATCAAATCAGAATTTCCACCTGAAATATGGCAGCAAACTTCATAACCTTTTTCGAGTTTGTGAACTTCTACTTTATTTTCTCGTTCATTGCGGGCAAATGCTAAAAGTTCTGTAGCAGCGGCCACTGCTTTTTCCCGTACTGCTGTAGGTAAAGCAGTATCGAGCTGACGTGCAATGCCGACTGCAGAAGAGCCTGCAGAATAATTTCCGGCTTTATCACGGAGCAAAATTCCTTTTTCAGTCAGACCGGACAGAGCGTCATTCAGCTCAAAATAATTTGCAAGCCCGGCCCCTTGAAGGCTTTCTAATATTTCCTGCTGAGAAAGCGGAGAGTTAACCGAAGTTAGCAAATAGCATAAAAGGATTCGAATTTCTTCCTGACTTCTCAGTCCGCCGGGTTCTATCCCGGCTGTAAAGGCATCATAAGGCATTGGGCTCATCCCCCCGTTCCATTTCTATTTTAGCACAAAGACAAGGGAATACGCAACGAAAATGAGAAGTTAACTTTCCTTTTTTGAAGAGAATTTTGATGACGATTGTGCAACTTTTAAAATTTCTTTTTGCTGTTTTGCAGAAGAGATCCGATACAGTGCGATGAGTTCTCTTTCTTCAGACGAAAGTTCTGTTATTTTTTTGATTTCTTCTTTTGCAAATGGTTTTTGACTGCCGGAATCTGCTACCTGCGGAGGAATAGCCTCAGAGTCTAAAAATACTGACAGCGGAACATTCAAAATTCGCGAGATCTGATTCAGCATATGAATGCTGGGCGAAGTTTTTCCGGTTTCATAATAAGTATAAGTACTTCGGTCTATTTCTAAGACGTGTGCCATCTGTTCCTGTGTAAATCCGTTTTCACGGCGAAGCTGGCGAAGAGTCAAAGAAAAATGACCGAGATAGTGGTTGGTGGGCAATATAATTCCCCTTTCTTTAAAAGGAATTTAGCCAGACGACTCTTTTCTGATAGAGGGACTTGACGAAGGGCAAAAATTCCGCTATACTAATTTAGTCTTATGCATGCTACTGTGGCTCAGTTGGTAGAGTAGCTGATTCGTAATCAGCAGGTCATCGGTTCGAGTCCGATCAGTAGCTCCAAGCTTGGAACCGCATGGAAGGTCGCTTAGGTGGCTTCTATGCGGTTTTTTCTGATCATGAGATGTTATAGACTAATAAAATTAGTCTATCACTTTTTTCTATAAAAATAAAATAACAAATATTTATGGGACTATAAACACAATTTATATAGACAATAGGAGGCGCTAAAATGCTGGATATTCGGATAGAGACTTTTTTAACAGTCTGCGAATTTATGAATTACACGAAAGCAGCACAGAAATTAAATATTACCCAGCCGGCGGTTTCCTATCACATTCATACTCTGGAACAAGAGTATGGAATGAAATTGTTTGATTTACAAGACAAAAAATGGGTTTTGACACCTGCCGGACAAGCTGTTCGTTCTGTTGCATTGACTATAAAGCATCATGATTCTATGCTTCGTATGACTCTTCAACGAATGGCAAAGAACAAAGAGCATATGGTAATTGGGGCAACTTTAACAATTGGCATCTATCTGCTTCCTGATATCATTGCGGATTTTTTGCGGGACAACCCATCTGTGCAGATTCGGCTGATTATAGCAGATACACAGGAGTTGTTAAAAAAACTTGATGTGAAGGAAATTGACTTTGCGTTTGTGGAAGGGTTTGTTCCACAGAATGAATATGAAACAAGAGTTTATAGCAGAGAATCTTTTATCGGAGTTTGTGCAGCCGATTATCCTTTGCGTTGCTCTTCTTGCTATTTGGAAGATCTTTTAAAAGAACGTCTTTTATTGAGGGAACAGAGTTCTGGCAGCCGAAAATTTTTAGAGAGATGTTTGCAGAGTCGAAATCTTCAGATGTCGGATTTTCATTCTCAAATGGAAATTAATAATTTGGATGCTTTAAAACATCTAACGGAACGAGGTTGTGGGATTACCTTTCTATTTGAGCGAGCAGTTGAAGAAGAACTGCAAAAAGGGACCCTAAAAAAGATTCCAATTAGAGATTTTTCTATTGCGCATGATTTTACATTTCTTTGGAAAAAAGGCAGCACTTTTTCTAAGCGCTATGAATGTTTTTTTAAAACAGCTTTGGACTGTAAGAATAAAAAACTATAGGATTTTTTTTGGAGAGTAGGGAAATCTTTCTAAAGGAACTTTTTCAAAGGAGGAGATTAGGATGAGTCGTTCGGAACATACTGAAAAATTGATGAATAGTTTAAAAAATATAATCTTTTTTATATTGAGTGGTGTTATTTATTCAATCAGCTTGCGTGTTTTTACGGCACCAAATAAGATCGCTCCCGGTGGACTGACTGGTGTTTCTACAATGCTGAATTATATATTTGGCACACCAATAGGCGCTATGGCCATGTTGCTTAATTTACCTGTTTTTATCTGGGGCATTTTTGAAATTGGATATAAGTTGGTTTCCAGAACAATTTTTGCAACCTTGTGTTCGTCTATTGCAATTGACTTAATTGGATTTGTCATACCGCCTTATTATGGGAATCCGCTTCTTGCTGCGATTTATGGAGGGGTATTGGAAGGAATTTCACTTTCTCTTGTTTTAGGACGAGGCGGTACAACCGGTGGTACGGATATGGTTGCAAAGCTTTTAGCCCGCCATTTCCGCCACCTA contains the following coding sequences:
- a CDS encoding Transcriptional regulator gives rise to the protein MIFLMTLIGSILVAALLLEWGNAKKPLLRAFINAIWGILALAVVNLTGMMTGVTLPLSPVVIGVSAFASFPGVITLLLLQLIFGI
- a CDS encoding conserved protein of unknown function (Evidence 4 : Unknown function but conserved in other organisms); translated protein: MPYDAFTAGIEPGGLRSQEEIRILLCYLLTSVNSPLSQQEILESLQGAGLANYFELNDALSGLTEKGILLRDKAGNYSAGSSAVGIARQLDTALPTAVREKAVAAATELLAFARNERENKVEVHKLEKGYEVCCHISGGNSDLMSFTLLLADHRQAEMVKRNFHRSPERVYRMLLALVSGDTDLASDLLKK
- a CDS encoding Helix-turn-helix domain-containing protein, with translation MPTNHYLGHFSLTLRQLRRENGFTQEQMAHVLEIDRSTYTYYETGKTSPSIHMLNQISRILNVPLSVFLDSEAIPPQVADSGSQKPFAKEEIKKITELSSEERELIALYRISSAKQQKEILKVAQSSSKFSSKKES
- a CDS encoding LysR family transcriptional regulator; this translates as MLDIRIETFLTVCEFMNYTKAAQKLNITQPAVSYHIHTLEQEYGMKLFDLQDKKWVLTPAGQAVRSVALTIKHHDSMLRMTLQRMAKNKEHMVIGATLTIGIYLLPDIIADFLRDNPSVQIRLIIADTQELLKKLDVKEIDFAFVEGFVPQNEYETRVYSRESFIGVCAADYPLRCSSCYLEDLLKERLLLREQSSGSRKFLERCLQSRNLQMSDFHSQMEINNLDALKHLTERGCGITFLFERAVEEELQKGTLKKIPIRDFSIAHDFTFLWKKGSTFSKRYECFFKTALDCKNKKL